A window from Bombus pascuorum chromosome 12, iyBomPasc1.1, whole genome shotgun sequence encodes these proteins:
- the LOC132913072 gene encoding uncharacterized protein LOC132913072: MKRGTKCIAQTINLSNPETCVRPKRIQKLVHADMMQPCPSIVAGSSSYWTPRPVPIKICTRKDMQRTCPPKLCECPQKTLPKTSGYKFCNILLFLVKSSIAAGLVYWTHTEGLWGSSADVEDLYRRIMATIAPTFNDREIELPRINDFKNTMIQQYNYTLFTIMNCIVSASTMLRKQLQSMLVDVEPAKVEPSDAEPSDDTTDTEEES, from the exons ATGAAGAGAGGAACGAAGTGTATCGCGCAGACCATCAACTTGTCCAATCCGGAAACATGCGTAAGACCAAAGAGGATTCAGAAGCTTGTTCATGCAGACATGATGCAGCCTTGTCCGAGCATAGTGGCTGGAAGCTCGTCTTATTGGACTCCGAGACCGGTGCCCATTAAAATCTGCACGCGGAAAGACATGCAAAGAACTTGTCCGCCAAAG CTCTGCGAGTGTCCGCAGAAGACATTGCCGAAGACGTCGGGTTACAAATTCTGTAACATTCTGCTGTTCCTCGTGAAAAGTAGCATCGCTGCTGGTCTCGTTTATTGGACGCATACCGAGGGCTTGTGGGGTAGCAGCGCCGACGTCGAGGACCTGTATCGCAGGATAATGGCTACGATCGCTCCCACTTTCAACGACAGAGAA ATCGAATTGCCTCGCATAAACGATTTCAAGAACACGATGATACAGCAGTACAACTACACCTTGTTTACCATAATGAACTGTATCGTGAGCGCGTCGACGATGCTGCGGAAGCAACTTCAAAGTATGTTGGTCGACGTCGAACCAGCCAAGGTCGAGCCATCCGACGCCGAACCTTCCGACGATACGACGGATACCGAAGAGGAAAGTTAA